Below is a genomic region from Paenibacillus rhizovicinus.
TAGACTGCACGTGTACAGGCATCAGCCAAGTTGCGGACAGGATAAGCCAAAGCCAAGCCGAAGCCGTCTCGTCATCGAGATGGCTTTTTTGCTATTGGCTTTTCACGGCATCCGCTGCCCGGTAAAACAAGTCATCAGCCTCCTACGAAAGGTCATGAGATTCCTCTATTCGCACCTGTCCCCGTCACTTTATGATTAATCTGTACAAGACAAGGCTGGTGAAGGAGATGATGCAATGCTGAAGGGGATTAATCAGTGGTGCTTTCCAGAAGGAACGGATCTCGACACCTTGTTCTCGCATAGCAGCAAAGCCGGCTTCGACGCGGTCGAGCTGAACCTGTACGAGCCGGGCGGGGTTGGACTGACGCTGGAATCTACGGCGGCTGAAGCGGAAAGCATCAAACGGAAGGCGGAGTCGTACGGCATTCAATTAAGGAGCTTGTCGACCGGACTGATGTGGGCGAATTCCCTGTCCTCCGAAGACGAGCATGCCAGAGCCAAAGGAAGGGCCATCGTCGAGAAGCAGATCGAGCTGGCCCATGCGATGGACATCGATACCATCCTCGTCGTTCCGGCGTTCGTCAAGAAGGAAGGCGATCACGGCTACGATGTCGCTTACCGGCGCAGCCAGGCGGAGCTCGCCAAGCTGGTGCCGCTCGCGGAGCGGAATCGCGTCAACATCGCCATCGAGAACGTATGGAACAAGTTTCTGCTGTCGCCGCTGGAGATGGCCCGGTACATCGACGAGCTTGGATCTTCCTGGGTCGGCGCGTACTTCGACGTCGGCAACGTGCTCAATTTCGGCTTTCCCGAGCAGTGGATTCGTATTCTGGGCCCGCGGATTCGCAAGGTTCACGTGAAGGACTTCAAGCTGAACGTCGGCAATATCACCGGCTTCGTCCCTCTGCTGGCGGGCGATGTGGATTGGCCGGAAGTGTGCAAGGCGCTTCGCGAAATCGGCTATGCGGATACGCTCACCGCGGAGCTGAACATCTACGCGGCGAATCCGTATCAAACCGCGTACGATACGGCACGGCATTTGGATATCATCTTGGGCGGAAGCGCCCAATAGGCGAAGGAGGTCTCGACGGATGAGCAAGGTGAGAGTCGGATTCGTAGGCGCCGGCGGCATTGCGTCCGCCCATATGGAGGCGCTTGTCAGGAATGAGAAGGTACAGCTGACGGCTGTATGCGACGTCGTGCAGGCCAGCGCGCACAGAGCCGCGGAAAAATACGGGATGCAGGCCTATTCGGACTTCGATTCGCTGTTGGACGCGGAAGAGGTGGATGCGCTGTTCGTTTGCGTACCGCCATTCGCCCACGGCGATATCGAAGAGAAGGCCTGCGCGAAAGGGATTCATCTGTTCGTGGAGAAGCCGCTCGGTCTGGATATGAACGTCATTCGGAAGAAAGCGGCGATCATTCGCGATGCGGGCATTATGAGCTCCTCGGGTTACGTGCTGCGGTATTTGGACACGGCTTCCAAGGCCAGGGCGTATTTGCAGGGCAAAACGATCGGCATGGTCCGCGCCCACTATATGACCGGCTTCGTTTCCACCCCATGGTGGAGAGACATGGCCAAGTCCGGCGGGCAGCTCGTGGAGCAGACGACGCATACCGTGGACATGGTTCGTTTCCTTGCCGGCGATGTCAGCAAGGTCTATGCGCAGATGGCACTTCGCGTCATGGGCGACATCGAGAACCTCAACATTCCGGATGTCGGCACGGTAGCGCTAACGTTCGAGTCCGGCGCGATCGGGCATGTGGATACCTGCTTTATTCAGCCGGATCACCGGGTAGGCGTAGAGGTGCAGGGGAAGGATTTCCGCGTGCTGGTGGAAGGCTCCAAGCTGACGATTACGGACAAGGAAGGCACGCAAACGGTGAACAGCGAGACGGAGGACATCATGTTCGCCCAGGACAGCGCGTTCATCGATGCCGTGATTACCGGGAATCGGTCGCTCATTCTGGCGCCGTATGACGATGCCTTGCGCACGGTGGAAATTACGCTGGCCGCCAATCAGTCTGCGCTAAGCGGTAATCCGGTACAGCTGGGCGAGGGGGCGTAGCTCGCGATGGACGTGAAGCTTGCCTGCATGACGCTGCCTTATGCCGCGCATCCGTTCGAACGTGCGCTGGAAGGCATTGCAAGGGCGGGGTATCGTTACGTGGCGTTCGGAACGCCGCATAGGAACGCGTCCGTCGTCGATCCGGAGGATCAAGCATCGGTCGAGCGGGTAAGGGAGCTGTTGACCCGGTTCGGGCTTGAGCCGGCCATGCTCCTCGCCCATGCGCAGATGCACCATACGGAACCGGTGGAAGGGGCGCTGCAGCAGATCCGGCTTGCGCATGCATTAGGTATTCCGGAAGTGAACGCGCTGGGCTTCTGGGGCTACCATCGCTTCCCAGACGAGCCGTTGTCGGCGGAGGAATATGAAACGAACAGCAGGGAGTTCGCGGCGTTCTTCGCCCGGCTCGCGCAAGAAGCGGAGCGGCTCGGCGTGGTCGTCTCGCTCAAGCCCCATACTGGGAATACCGCGACGGCCAAGCTGCTGCGCGGCACGGTGGACGCCATCGGATCGCCAAGCGTCAAAGCCTGCTACGATCCCGGCAACATCAGCTATTACGAGGGATTGGACCCGCTGCCCGGGTTCGAATCGGTGGTGCCGCTGCTCGCCTCGTTTATCGCGAAAGATCATGAAACCGGGCTGAGACGGTATGCCTTTCCCGTCCCCGGCGAAGGAGACATGCCGTTCGCCGCGATGTTCCGGCAAATGGCGGAAGCGGGATTCAGCGGACCGGTCGTGGTCGAGAAGCTCGACGGCGACGGAACGCCGCTGCCGCTGGAGGAGCTGGATCGCCGGGTGGCACGGGCGAGAACAAATCTGGAGCGCTTGCTCGTGCAGGCAAGCGAAACGTGAGGAAGGAGCCGCGGATGCCTAAAGTAGCGTTAATTGGACTTGGGACCATGGGACAACTCCATGCGGAAGCATGGTCGCGGATGCCCGGCGTGCAATTCATCGGCATCTCCGGGCAGCATGCGGAGAAGACGCAGCGGCTGGCCGCGCGATTCGGCGTACAGGCCTATTACGGACTTGACCAATTGCTCGCCGAAGCGGATTTCGACGTGCTCGACATTTGCGTCCCTTCCTACCTGCATCATGCCTTCGTGCTGAAAGCCGCGAACGCGGGCAAGCATGTCGTCTGCGAGAAGCCGCTCGCGCTCCATGCCCGGGAAGCGGAGGAACTGGTCGAGACCTGCAAGGCGCGCGGCGTGCGCTTGTTCGTCGGACACGACCTGCGATTCTGTCCGGAATACGAACGTGCGCATCGCCTGGTCAAGTCGGGCAAGCTCGGCCGGACTGCAGTGGTCCGGATGTCCCGCACGACTGCTTATCCGCAGGGCTGGGACAACTGGTTCGCGGACGAGGCGCGCAGCGGCGGGCTCTTGATGGACCTGCTGATCCATGATTTCGACTGGCTGCGCTGGACCTTCGGCGAGGTGAAGCGGGTGACGGCGAGACGCGCGTCCCGGGATTCGGAGGCCGGTCCGCTGGAATACGTGCTGGTGACGCTGCGGATGGAAGACGGCACGATTGCGCTTGTAGAGGGTTCGTGGGCGCATACGGAATTCAACAGCAGCTTCGAGATTACCGGCACGGGAGGCATGATCGTGGAGAATATGGCGAACAACGCGCCGCTCCTGCTCCGGCAGCGCTCCGGTCTGCAGCAATCGGAGGG
It encodes:
- a CDS encoding sugar phosphate isomerase/epimerase family protein; amino-acid sequence: MLKGINQWCFPEGTDLDTLFSHSSKAGFDAVELNLYEPGGVGLTLESTAAEAESIKRKAESYGIQLRSLSTGLMWANSLSSEDEHARAKGRAIVEKQIELAHAMDIDTILVVPAFVKKEGDHGYDVAYRRSQAELAKLVPLAERNRVNIAIENVWNKFLLSPLEMARYIDELGSSWVGAYFDVGNVLNFGFPEQWIRILGPRIRKVHVKDFKLNVGNITGFVPLLAGDVDWPEVCKALREIGYADTLTAELNIYAANPYQTAYDTARHLDIILGGSAQ
- a CDS encoding Gfo/Idh/MocA family protein → MSKVRVGFVGAGGIASAHMEALVRNEKVQLTAVCDVVQASAHRAAEKYGMQAYSDFDSLLDAEEVDALFVCVPPFAHGDIEEKACAKGIHLFVEKPLGLDMNVIRKKAAIIRDAGIMSSSGYVLRYLDTASKARAYLQGKTIGMVRAHYMTGFVSTPWWRDMAKSGGQLVEQTTHTVDMVRFLAGDVSKVYAQMALRVMGDIENLNIPDVGTVALTFESGAIGHVDTCFIQPDHRVGVEVQGKDFRVLVEGSKLTITDKEGTQTVNSETEDIMFAQDSAFIDAVITGNRSLILAPYDDALRTVEITLAANQSALSGNPVQLGEGA
- a CDS encoding sugar phosphate isomerase/epimerase family protein, with the translated sequence MDVKLACMTLPYAAHPFERALEGIARAGYRYVAFGTPHRNASVVDPEDQASVERVRELLTRFGLEPAMLLAHAQMHHTEPVEGALQQIRLAHALGIPEVNALGFWGYHRFPDEPLSAEEYETNSREFAAFFARLAQEAERLGVVVSLKPHTGNTATAKLLRGTVDAIGSPSVKACYDPGNISYYEGLDPLPGFESVVPLLASFIAKDHETGLRRYAFPVPGEGDMPFAAMFRQMAEAGFSGPVVVEKLDGDGTPLPLEELDRRVARARTNLERLLVQASET
- a CDS encoding Gfo/Idh/MocA family protein, encoding MPKVALIGLGTMGQLHAEAWSRMPGVQFIGISGQHAEKTQRLAARFGVQAYYGLDQLLAEADFDVLDICVPSYLHHAFVLKAANAGKHVVCEKPLALHAREAEELVETCKARGVRLFVGHDLRFCPEYERAHRLVKSGKLGRTAVVRMSRTTAYPQGWDNWFADEARSGGLLMDLLIHDFDWLRWTFGEVKRVTARRASRDSEAGPLEYVLVTLRMEDGTIALVEGSWAHTEFNSSFEITGTGGMIVENMANNAPLLLRQRSGLQQSEGGVIVPELIANKSPLQKELEHFVRCLETGSESLITAYDGFKAVEIAEAAIASARTGESVTLSRTASKEVTP